A single window of Pectobacterium parmentieri DNA harbors:
- the ytfQ gene encoding galactofuranose ABC transporter, galactofuranose-binding protein YtfQ — MYRRLLVAVAVSTALCGAVQAKPLTVGFSQIGSESGWRSAETKVSKQEAEKRGITLKIADAQQKQENQIKAVRSFIAQGVDAIFIAPVVATGWVPVLQEAKEAKIPVFLLDRTIEVSDPSLYTAAIASDSVYEGKVAGEWLVKEAAGKPCNVVELQGTVGASVAINRKKGFADGIASDPQIKIIRSQSGDFTRSKGKEVMESFIKAEQNGKNICAVYAHNDDMAIGAIQAIKEAGLKPGSQIKVVSIDGVPDVFKAMMNGEANATVELTPNMAGPAFDALLAMKKDGKQPEKFIQTESRLLLPDTAKQEYETKKDLGY; from the coding sequence ATGTACAGACGTTTACTGGTCGCTGTTGCTGTAAGCACGGCATTATGCGGTGCCGTACAGGCAAAACCCTTAACTGTCGGGTTTTCCCAGATTGGTTCAGAATCAGGATGGCGTTCTGCGGAGACTAAAGTGTCAAAGCAGGAAGCTGAGAAACGTGGAATAACGCTGAAGATCGCTGATGCTCAACAGAAACAAGAGAATCAGATTAAGGCTGTACGGTCATTCATTGCTCAAGGCGTAGATGCCATATTTATCGCGCCGGTCGTTGCCACCGGTTGGGTCCCAGTCTTACAAGAAGCCAAAGAAGCAAAAATCCCGGTTTTTCTACTTGATAGAACGATTGAAGTTAGTGATCCATCGTTGTACACCGCTGCTATTGCCTCTGACAGTGTCTATGAAGGAAAAGTGGCGGGGGAATGGCTTGTGAAAGAGGCCGCAGGTAAACCTTGTAATGTTGTCGAGTTACAGGGAACAGTTGGAGCTAGCGTAGCGATAAACCGCAAGAAAGGGTTTGCTGACGGCATAGCTTCGGACCCGCAGATAAAAATTATCCGTTCACAATCGGGAGACTTTACTCGCAGTAAGGGTAAAGAGGTTATGGAAAGCTTTATTAAAGCTGAACAGAACGGGAAAAATATTTGTGCAGTTTATGCACATAATGATGATATGGCTATAGGTGCTATTCAGGCAATTAAAGAAGCGGGCCTAAAACCTGGTTCACAAATAAAAGTTGTTTCTATTGATGGTGTCCCCGATGTTTTCAAGGCCATGATGAATGGTGAAGCTAATGCCACCGTTGAGTTAACACCCAATATGGCTGGGCCTGCTTTTGATGCTTTATTAGCGATGAAGAAAGACGGAAAGCAGCCGGAAAAATTTATCCAGACAGAATCCCGTTTATTATTGCCTGACACGGCAAAACAGGAATATGAAACCAAAAAAGATCTTGGTTATTGA
- the ytfR gene encoding galactofuranose ABC transporter, ATP-binding protein YtfR has product METTRLLDIRGMSVEFPGVKALDSVDFTLNRGEIVALLGENGAGKSTLIKALTGVYHRSSGGIILDGIAINPVNTADAQSLGIGTVYQEVNLLPNLSVAANLFIGREPTRWGIVDQQRILHQAEALLLSYGLMIDVSHPLGNYSIAVQQIVAIARAIDLSAKVLILDEPTASLDAKEVDMLLDILRKLRDRGIGMIFVTHFLDQVYRISDRITVLRNGRLVGTLPAAELPRIELVQMMLGHSFDETLLKRGKHSDASGEPIVQFKHYGRRGSINDFELSVRPGEIVGLAGLLGSGRTETAQLIFGINVPDAGEAWVDSKRVNIRTPRAAGKLGFGYCPEDRKTDGIVGAATVRENIILALQAQRGWLKPISLREQTRIAEKFISLLGIRTPSAEQEIQYLSGGNQQKVLLSRWLATEPRFLILDEPTRGIDVGAHAEIIRLIEKLCEQGMALLVISSELEELTGYADRIIVLRDRQHVAHLEHSEISVAAVMQAIAIQTGATDARQ; this is encoded by the coding sequence ATGGAAACGACACGATTGTTAGATATTCGGGGTATGAGCGTTGAGTTTCCGGGAGTGAAGGCATTAGATAGTGTGGATTTCACGCTTAATCGCGGCGAGATAGTGGCGCTATTGGGGGAGAACGGTGCAGGTAAATCAACGCTAATTAAGGCGCTGACAGGTGTTTACCACCGCTCATCGGGTGGCATTATCCTTGATGGCATAGCGATTAATCCTGTTAATACGGCCGATGCCCAATCATTGGGTATCGGAACGGTATATCAAGAAGTTAATCTATTACCGAATTTGTCTGTTGCCGCTAACTTATTCATTGGACGAGAACCCACTCGGTGGGGCATCGTTGATCAACAGAGAATCCTACATCAGGCCGAAGCGCTCTTATTAAGTTATGGACTGATGATTGATGTGAGCCATCCACTTGGTAATTATTCCATTGCGGTCCAGCAAATAGTAGCGATTGCCAGAGCTATCGATCTCTCCGCTAAAGTTTTGATTCTTGATGAACCCACCGCCAGCCTTGATGCAAAAGAAGTCGATATGCTGCTGGATATATTGCGGAAGTTGCGTGATCGCGGAATTGGCATGATATTTGTCACGCATTTTCTGGATCAGGTTTACCGTATTAGCGACAGAATTACCGTTTTACGTAATGGGCGACTAGTCGGGACATTACCTGCTGCAGAATTGCCGCGTATTGAATTAGTTCAAATGATGTTGGGACACAGTTTTGATGAAACGTTACTTAAACGTGGTAAACACAGTGATGCCTCGGGTGAACCTATTGTGCAATTTAAACACTATGGCCGACGTGGCTCGATTAATGACTTCGAGCTTTCCGTGCGCCCAGGGGAAATTGTTGGTCTGGCAGGTCTATTGGGGTCCGGCAGAACGGAAACCGCGCAGTTAATATTTGGTATCAACGTGCCTGATGCTGGTGAGGCTTGGGTTGATAGCAAACGAGTCAACATTCGCACGCCGCGTGCAGCAGGAAAGCTAGGTTTTGGCTATTGCCCAGAGGATCGCAAAACTGACGGCATCGTCGGCGCAGCAACGGTACGAGAGAACATTATTCTGGCACTTCAAGCTCAACGTGGCTGGCTGAAACCCATTTCTTTACGCGAGCAAACCCGTATCGCTGAAAAATTTATCAGTCTGTTAGGGATTCGCACGCCCAGTGCTGAACAGGAAATTCAGTATCTATCGGGAGGGAATCAGCAAAAAGTATTGCTATCGCGCTGGCTGGCCACAGAGCCGCGTTTCTTGATTCTGGATGAGCCAACGAGAGGGATTGATGTTGGCGCACATGCTGAAATCATTCGCCTTATCGAAAAACTGTGTGAGCAGGGGATGGCGTTACTCGTGATCTCTTCTGAACTGGAAGAGCTGACTGGCTATGCCGACCGCATCATTGTGTTGCGAGACAGGCAACACGTTGCGCATCTCGAACATAGCGAGATCTCGGTAGCCGCAGTGATGCAGGCAATCGCAATACAAACGGGAGCGACTGATGCCAGACAATAA
- the ytfT gene encoding galactofuranose ABC transporter, ATP-binding protein YtfT encodes MPDNNIKPAKKVRLTFTKGVPQLLALAAILLIDSVVAPNFFSLHIQDGRLFGSLIDILNRGAPVALLALGMTLVIATGGIDLSVGAVMAIAGATAATLTAAGHPLPSVLLTALLVGALCGLWNGFLVAVLQIQPIVATLMLMVAGRGIAQLITEGQIITFDNAGLAKLGSGTLFYLPMPVIIASVTLLALWALTRKTALGLFIESVGINLRSARNAGVSTKLVLIAAYVICGICAAVAGIIVTADIRGADANNAGLWLELDAILAVVIGGGSLLGGRFNLLLSVVGALIIQSMNTGILLSGYRPEFNLVLKALVVLLVLIMQSPRISLHHLFRRKV; translated from the coding sequence ATGCCAGACAATAACATCAAACCTGCCAAAAAAGTGCGCCTAACGTTCACCAAAGGAGTGCCACAGCTTCTGGCGCTGGCCGCTATCCTGTTGATTGACAGCGTGGTCGCGCCAAACTTCTTTTCCCTTCACATTCAGGATGGGCGCTTATTCGGGAGCCTTATCGACATCCTTAATCGCGGTGCGCCCGTTGCGCTACTGGCGTTAGGTATGACGCTGGTTATTGCCACGGGTGGCATTGACTTATCAGTTGGTGCGGTTATGGCGATTGCGGGAGCGACAGCCGCGACGCTTACGGCTGCGGGTCATCCACTCCCTTCCGTATTACTGACCGCATTATTGGTTGGCGCACTATGTGGGTTATGGAACGGCTTTCTGGTCGCGGTATTACAGATTCAGCCGATTGTGGCGACGTTAATGCTGATGGTCGCGGGGCGGGGTATTGCTCAACTGATTACCGAAGGCCAGATTATTACATTTGATAACGCCGGGTTGGCTAAGCTGGGTAGCGGAACCTTGTTCTATCTGCCGATGCCGGTGATTATTGCCAGCGTGACGCTACTGGCCCTGTGGGCGCTGACGCGTAAAACGGCGCTTGGGCTATTTATCGAATCAGTTGGCATTAATCTGCGCTCAGCTCGCAATGCTGGCGTGAGCACAAAGCTGGTATTAATCGCGGCTTATGTCATATGCGGCATATGCGCCGCCGTGGCAGGCATTATCGTAACGGCGGATATCCGCGGTGCGGATGCGAACAATGCAGGCCTCTGGCTGGAATTAGATGCGATTCTGGCCGTGGTGATCGGTGGCGGTTCTCTACTCGGAGGACGTTTTAATTTGCTGCTTTCTGTTGTCGGTGCATTGATTATTCAGAGCATGAATACTGGCATCCTGCTCTCTGGTTATCGGCCGGAATTTAATCTGGTTCTGAAAGCGCTCGTTGTTCTGCTGGTTCTGATTATGCAATCCCCACGTATTTCGCTGCATCACCTATTCAGGAGGAAAGTATAA
- the yjfF gene encoding galactofuranose ABC transporter, permease protein YjfF, with product MLRRHFPLLMTILVFIAGYLFCLSQFPGFASTRVFFDLLTDNAFLGIVAVGMTFVILSGGIDLSVGSVIAFTGVLLAKLIGVYGMDPFFAFAIALVMGAMFGGVMGWIIDTLKLPAFIITLAGMFFVRGMSFIVSQESIPIDHPVYSQLAGLAWRMPDGGRFTFLALVMLIVVLVGIVMAHRTRFGNRVYAIGGNSYSAELMGVPVRRTTIHIYMLSSTLAVLSGIVFSLYTSAGYALAASGVELDAIAAVVIGGTLLTGGVGTVLGTLFGVLIQGLIQTYITFDGTLSSWWTKIVIGFLLFAFIGLQKALSTFWLGRRT from the coding sequence ATGTTGAGACGCCACTTCCCTCTGCTGATGACAATTCTGGTATTTATTGCTGGTTATCTGTTTTGTCTCAGCCAGTTTCCCGGTTTTGCTTCGACGCGAGTTTTCTTTGATTTACTGACGGATAACGCTTTTTTAGGGATCGTAGCGGTTGGGATGACGTTCGTCATTCTGTCTGGCGGGATCGATCTCTCCGTGGGATCAGTGATTGCGTTTACCGGCGTGTTGTTGGCCAAATTGATCGGTGTCTATGGAATGGATCCTTTCTTTGCGTTCGCAATCGCGTTGGTGATGGGAGCCATGTTTGGCGGTGTGATGGGATGGATCATAGATACGCTGAAATTGCCTGCATTTATTATCACGTTGGCGGGTATGTTCTTTGTCCGGGGAATGAGCTTTATCGTTTCACAGGAGTCGATTCCCATCGATCATCCGGTTTATAGCCAACTGGCGGGTTTGGCATGGCGCATGCCTGATGGCGGGCGGTTTACCTTTCTGGCACTGGTTATGTTGATTGTGGTGCTGGTAGGGATTGTAATGGCGCATCGTACCCGCTTCGGTAACCGTGTTTATGCGATTGGCGGTAACAGCTATTCTGCGGAGCTGATGGGGGTGCCTGTCAGGAGAACGACAATTCATATATACATGCTTTCCAGTACGTTAGCGGTGCTATCAGGCATTGTTTTTTCGCTCTATACCTCTGCGGGTTATGCTCTGGCGGCAAGCGGTGTGGAGTTGGATGCCATCGCGGCTGTCGTGATTGGTGGTACGCTACTGACCGGCGGTGTTGGAACCGTATTAGGAACCTTGTTTGGTGTACTGATTCAAGGCTTAATTCAAACGTATATCACGTTTGACGGCACCTTGAGTTCATGGTGGACAAAAATTGTCATTGGTTTCCTGCTGTTTGCTTTCATTGGGCTACAGAAAGCGTTAAGCACCTTCTGGTTAGGCAGACGTACTTAA
- the hdfR gene encoding HTH-type transcriptional regulator HdfR, with translation MDTELLKTFLEVSRTRHFGRAAESLYLTQSAVSFRIRQLETQLGANLFTRHRNNIRLTPAGERLLPYAESLIGTWQIAKKEVARSQQHSLLSVGATASLWEVYLTPWLQSLYQQRPLLQLEARIALRHSLVKQLHERQLDLLITTEPPKMEELASQLLGNFSLSLFAAEAHPPGQELPYIKLEWGADFHQQEHRLLANEQLPVLTTTSAHLTRQLLETTGGCAFLPSHWLQTYTNLQIVGDSQPVVRPFYAVWLQNSDQQTMIRQLLKTPILINA, from the coding sequence GTGGATACCGAATTACTAAAAACCTTTCTGGAAGTCAGTAGGACAAGACACTTTGGCCGTGCCGCCGAATCCCTGTATCTGACGCAGTCAGCGGTGAGTTTTCGGATTCGCCAGTTAGAGACGCAACTTGGTGCCAACCTGTTCACACGTCATCGGAACAATATACGTCTGACCCCCGCTGGCGAACGACTTCTACCCTATGCGGAAAGCCTTATCGGTACCTGGCAGATCGCCAAAAAAGAGGTTGCACGCTCTCAGCAACACAGCCTGCTCTCGGTAGGAGCAACCGCTTCATTATGGGAGGTATATCTGACACCGTGGTTACAATCTCTCTACCAACAGCGCCCATTGCTCCAGTTAGAAGCGCGGATTGCCTTGCGCCACTCGCTGGTAAAGCAACTCCATGAACGTCAGTTGGATCTGTTGATTACGACTGAACCACCCAAAATGGAGGAATTGGCGAGCCAGCTACTGGGCAATTTTTCCCTTTCGCTGTTTGCAGCAGAAGCGCACCCACCCGGACAGGAACTGCCCTATATCAAACTTGAATGGGGAGCTGATTTTCATCAGCAGGAACATCGCCTGCTAGCCAACGAGCAACTTCCTGTCTTGACAACAACATCGGCCCATTTAACCCGTCAGTTGCTTGAAACAACCGGCGGTTGTGCGTTTTTACCTAGCCATTGGTTACAAACGTACACCAATCTGCAGATAGTCGGCGACAGTCAGCCCGTCGTGCGTCCGTTTTATGCCGTTTGGTTGCAAAATAGCGATCAACAGACAATGATCCGTCAGTTGTTGAAAACGCCTATTTTAATAAATGCATGA
- a CDS encoding DUF413 domain-containing protein translates to MAESFSTTHRFFDNKFYPRGFSRHGDFTIKEAQLLERHGYAFNELDLGKREPVTEEETSFVAMCRGERKAETELEKIWSKYLERVRRPKRFHTLSGGKPQMDAVEEYTESDD, encoded by the coding sequence ATGGCAGAAAGCTTCTCTACCACTCATCGTTTTTTTGATAACAAGTTCTACCCGCGTGGTTTTTCCCGACATGGCGACTTTACTATTAAAGAAGCACAACTGTTGGAGCGCCACGGTTACGCGTTTAACGAGCTGGATTTGGGCAAACGTGAACCAGTGACAGAGGAAGAGACATCGTTTGTTGCAATGTGTCGCGGCGAACGTAAAGCGGAAACGGAACTGGAAAAAATCTGGTCCAAATATCTGGAACGTGTCCGTCGTCCTAAACGCTTCCATACGCTGTCCGGTGGTAAGCCGCAAATGGACGCGGTGGAAGAATACACTGAAAGCGATGATTAA
- a CDS encoding YifB family Mg chelatase-like AAA ATPase, with translation MSLAVTYTRAMIGVQAPDVYIEVHISSGLPALTLVGLPETTVKEARDRVRSALINCGFTFPAKRITVNLAPADLPKEGGRYDLPIALAILAASEQIDGEKLSRYEFLGELGLSGTLRGVNGAIPAALEAIKAGRQLILPDDNKREMTLIPQGEALMAGHLLQVCAFLSGEEELLSCSDMTPVPQLEEDTLDLKDIIGQEQAKRALEIAAAGGHNLLLLGPPGTGKTMLASRLGNLMPPLSDEEALESAAINSLVNIDATMTRWRARPFRAPHHSSSMAALVGGGSLPKPGEISLAHNGVLFLDELPEFERRVLDSLREPLESGEIIISRTRAKVCYPARVQLVAAMNPSPSGHYQGIHNRLPAQQILRYLSKLSGPFLDRFDLSIEVPLLPPGVLSQQHYQGESSATIRERVLIARQIQLKRANKINARLTSREIEKHCALEMPDAAYLEEVMNKLGLSVRAWHRILKVARTIADLGDRGNIERKHLAEALSYRCMDRLLIQLHKSLE, from the coding sequence ATGTCATTGGCAGTTACCTATACTCGGGCAATGATTGGTGTACAAGCGCCGGACGTTTACATCGAAGTTCACATCAGCAGCGGATTACCTGCATTAACGCTGGTGGGGTTACCAGAAACCACCGTCAAAGAAGCGCGCGATCGTGTGCGCAGTGCACTCATCAATTGCGGGTTTACGTTTCCAGCAAAGCGTATCACCGTCAACCTCGCCCCGGCAGACTTGCCCAAAGAAGGGGGACGCTACGATCTACCGATTGCTCTGGCGATTCTAGCGGCATCAGAACAAATCGATGGCGAAAAGCTAAGCCGCTATGAATTTCTCGGCGAACTCGGCCTGTCTGGTACGTTACGTGGCGTAAATGGCGCGATTCCAGCCGCACTAGAAGCCATAAAAGCAGGTCGTCAGCTTATCCTGCCAGATGACAACAAACGGGAGATGACGCTGATACCGCAGGGTGAAGCGCTAATGGCGGGACATCTGTTACAGGTATGTGCTTTTCTCAGTGGAGAAGAAGAGCTACTCAGTTGCTCCGATATGACGCCCGTTCCGCAACTTGAGGAAGATACGCTCGACCTGAAGGATATTATCGGTCAGGAGCAAGCTAAACGCGCGCTAGAAATCGCGGCAGCAGGCGGTCACAACCTGCTATTGCTAGGACCGCCAGGAACAGGGAAAACCATGCTGGCGAGTCGGCTAGGCAATCTAATGCCGCCATTGAGCGATGAAGAAGCGTTAGAAAGCGCCGCTATCAACAGCCTCGTCAACATTGATGCCACCATGACGCGCTGGCGGGCCAGGCCCTTCAGAGCGCCTCACCATAGCTCTTCAATGGCTGCGCTCGTGGGCGGAGGTTCACTGCCCAAACCCGGAGAAATTTCGCTCGCCCACAACGGCGTACTGTTTCTGGATGAATTACCGGAGTTCGAGCGACGCGTTCTGGACTCACTACGAGAGCCTCTGGAATCCGGTGAAATTATCATTTCCCGCACCCGAGCCAAAGTGTGTTATCCAGCACGTGTACAGCTTGTCGCTGCAATGAATCCCAGTCCGTCAGGTCACTATCAGGGCATCCATAACCGGCTCCCTGCACAACAGATACTGCGCTATCTCAGTAAGCTCTCCGGTCCCTTCTTGGATCGCTTTGACCTTTCGATCGAAGTTCCTTTGCTGCCACCAGGGGTGTTATCTCAACAACATTATCAGGGGGAAAGTAGCGCAACAATTCGCGAGCGTGTGCTGATCGCCCGGCAGATACAGTTGAAGCGAGCAAATAAGATCAACGCACGGCTAACTTCACGCGAAATAGAAAAACACTGCGCGCTAGAGATGCCTGATGCAGCTTACCTTGAAGAGGTGATGAACAAACTTGGTTTATCTGTACGTGCCTGGCACAGAATATTGAAAGTCGCACGTACAATCGCTGACCTCGGCGATCGGGGCAACATTGAGAGGAAGCATCTTGCCGAAGCACTGAGCTACCGTTGTATGGATCGATTACTCATTCAGCTCCACAAAAGCCTTGAATAG
- the ilvL gene encoding ilv operon leader peptide: MKALSLVISLVVISVVVIIIPPCGAALGRRMA, translated from the coding sequence ATGAAAGCCCTATCCCTAGTGATTAGCCTAGTCGTGATTAGCGTGGTGGTGATTATTATCCCACCGTGCGGGGCTGCACTTGGACGAAGAATGGCTTAG
- the ilvG gene encoding acetolactate synthase 2 catalytic subunit yields the protein MNGAQWVVQALRAQGVETVFGYPGGAIMPVYDALYDGGVKHLLCRHEQGAAMAALGYARATGKVGVCIATSGPGATNLITGLADALLDSVPVVAITGQVGSALIGTDAFQEIDVLGLSLACTKHSFLVESLESLPEVMAEAFAIANSGRPGPVLVDIPKDIQLAVGDFTPNFAPVANDVDFPEQDIAQAHALLAKAQKPVLYVGGGVGMANAVPALREFLSVADIPSVSTLKGLGAVDANHPYYLGMIGMHGTKAANLIVQECDLLIAVGARFDDRVTGKLNAFAPHASVIHMDIDPAELSKLRHANVALQGDLKAILPALQQPLNISAWRQQATLMKAEYPWRYDHPGQAIYAPALLKTISERMDADTVVTTDVGQHQMWAAQHMTFSRPENFITSSGLGTMGFGVPAAVGAQVARPDDMVICISGDGSFMMNVQELGTIKRKRLPLKIVLLDNQRLGMVRQWQQLFFDERYSETDLSDNPDFLTLASAFDIPGQRITRKDQIDAALDALFNSEGPYLLHVSIDEYENVWPLVPPGAGNETMLDKTK from the coding sequence ATGAATGGAGCACAGTGGGTAGTGCAAGCGTTGCGAGCACAGGGAGTGGAAACCGTTTTTGGTTATCCGGGTGGGGCGATAATGCCAGTCTATGATGCACTTTATGACGGCGGCGTTAAACACCTTCTGTGTCGCCATGAGCAAGGTGCGGCAATGGCAGCGCTTGGCTATGCCCGCGCGACGGGCAAGGTGGGTGTCTGTATAGCGACATCTGGCCCGGGTGCTACCAACCTGATCACCGGTTTGGCCGATGCGTTGCTGGACTCTGTGCCTGTGGTGGCGATTACTGGACAGGTGGGGTCGGCGCTGATTGGCACCGATGCTTTTCAGGAGATAGACGTGTTGGGTCTGTCACTGGCCTGTACGAAACATAGTTTTCTGGTTGAGTCTCTCGAATCATTGCCGGAAGTGATGGCAGAAGCGTTCGCGATTGCTAACAGCGGCCGCCCTGGCCCTGTACTGGTCGATATTCCTAAAGATATTCAGTTAGCTGTCGGCGATTTCACGCCGAACTTTGCGCCCGTTGCTAATGATGTTGATTTCCCTGAACAAGATATCGCGCAGGCGCACGCTCTGCTGGCGAAAGCACAGAAACCGGTGCTGTACGTTGGCGGCGGGGTCGGTATGGCGAATGCGGTTCCTGCACTGCGTGAATTCCTGAGTGTGGCGGATATTCCTTCGGTTTCTACGCTGAAAGGGCTAGGTGCCGTGGATGCCAATCATCCCTATTATCTCGGTATGATTGGTATGCATGGCACGAAGGCGGCGAACCTGATTGTGCAGGAATGCGATCTGTTAATCGCGGTCGGAGCGCGTTTTGATGACCGCGTGACTGGCAAGCTGAACGCCTTCGCCCCTCATGCTAGCGTCATTCATATGGACATCGACCCGGCGGAACTGAGCAAATTGCGCCATGCCAATGTGGCGCTGCAAGGCGATCTGAAGGCGATATTACCGGCTCTGCAACAACCGCTGAACATCAGCGCGTGGCGTCAGCAGGCTACACTGATGAAGGCGGAATACCCGTGGCGTTACGATCATCCCGGTCAGGCGATTTATGCCCCCGCGCTGCTGAAGACGATTTCCGAACGAATGGATGCGGATACCGTGGTGACGACCGATGTGGGCCAGCACCAAATGTGGGCTGCACAGCATATGACGTTCAGCCGTCCTGAGAATTTCATCACCTCCAGCGGTCTCGGTACGATGGGCTTTGGCGTACCCGCAGCGGTAGGTGCGCAGGTTGCGCGCCCGGACGACATGGTTATCTGCATTTCCGGTGACGGTTCTTTCATGATGAACGTTCAGGAACTGGGCACCATCAAACGAAAACGGCTGCCGTTGAAGATCGTACTGCTGGATAACCAACGGTTAGGCATGGTACGCCAGTGGCAGCAGTTATTCTTTGATGAACGCTATAGTGAAACCGATCTCTCCGATAACCCTGATTTCCTGACGCTGGCAAGCGCATTTGATATCCCCGGCCAGCGCATCACCCGTAAAGATCAAATTGATGCCGCGCTGGATGCCCTATTTAATAGCGAAGGGCCCTATTTACTGCATGTATCGATCGATGAATACGAAAACGTCTGGCCTCTGGTTCCGCCGGGTGCGGGTAATGAAACGATGCTCGATAAAACCAAATAA
- the ilvM gene encoding acetolactate synthase 2 small subunit, translating into MTHHQLSIQARFRPEVLERVLRVTRHRGFKVCAMNMVQTTNTDHINIELTVASHRSVDLLSTQLSKLLDIACVDIQPMTTSQQISA; encoded by the coding sequence ATGACACACCATCAACTTTCGATTCAGGCGCGCTTCCGTCCCGAGGTTCTGGAGCGTGTATTGCGTGTTACCCGCCATCGCGGCTTCAAAGTTTGCGCGATGAATATGGTGCAAACTACTAATACCGATCACATTAATATTGAACTGACCGTTGCCAGCCATCGTTCGGTGGATTTATTGTCAACACAATTGAGCAAGCTGTTGGATATTGCCTGCGTTGACATTCAACCGATGACGACATCACAGCAGATCAGCGCCTAA
- a CDS encoding branched-chain amino acid transaminase, whose translation MTKKADYIWFNGEMVPWAEAKVHVMSHALHYGTSVFEGVRCYNSHKGPVVFRHREHMQRLHDSAKIYRMPVAQSVDELMEACRETLRKNNLTSAYIRPLVFIGDVGMGVNPPDGYQTDVIIAAFPWGAYLGEEALEAGIDAMVSSWNRVAANTIPTAAKAGGNYLSSLLVGSEARRHGYQEGIALDVHGYVSEGAGENLFEVKDGVIFTPPFTSSALPGITRDAIIKLAKDAGYEVREQVLSRESLYLADEVFMSGTAAEITPVRSVDGIQVGIGKRGPVTKALQDAFFGLFTGETEDKWGWLDPINR comes from the coding sequence ATGACAAAAAAAGCGGACTACATTTGGTTCAATGGCGAGATGGTTCCTTGGGCTGAAGCAAAAGTACACGTGATGTCGCATGCCCTGCACTATGGCACCTCCGTCTTTGAAGGCGTTCGTTGCTACAATTCACATAAGGGCCCGGTGGTTTTCCGTCACCGTGAGCACATGCAGCGCCTGCATGATTCGGCAAAAATTTACCGTATGCCAGTCGCACAAAGTGTGGACGAGTTGATGGAAGCCTGTCGTGAAACGCTGCGCAAAAATAACCTGACCAGCGCCTATATTCGTCCACTGGTGTTTATTGGTGATGTGGGGATGGGCGTTAACCCGCCAGACGGTTATCAAACTGATGTGATCATCGCGGCTTTCCCGTGGGGTGCGTATCTGGGTGAAGAAGCGCTGGAAGCCGGTATTGATGCGATGGTGTCGTCCTGGAACCGTGTCGCGGCGAATACCATTCCAACCGCTGCTAAAGCGGGCGGTAACTATCTGTCCTCCCTGCTGGTGGGCAGTGAAGCTCGTCGTCACGGTTATCAGGAAGGGATCGCGCTGGATGTCCACGGCTATGTTTCCGAAGGGGCTGGCGAGAACCTATTTGAAGTGAAGGACGGCGTTATCTTCACGCCGCCGTTTACCTCTTCAGCGCTGCCGGGCATTACGCGCGACGCCATCATCAAGTTGGCGAAGGACGCAGGATATGAAGTGCGTGAGCAGGTGCTGTCCCGTGAGTCACTGTATCTGGCGGATGAAGTGTTTATGTCCGGCACGGCGGCGGAAATTACGCCGGTACGCAGCGTAGACGGCATTCAGGTCGGCATTGGCAAACGCGGCCCGGTCACCAAAGCCTTACAGGATGCATTTTTTGGCCTCTTCACGGGTGAAACCGAAGATAAATGGGGCTGGTTGGATCCGATAAATCGTTAA